A genome region from Deltaproteobacteria bacterium HGW-Deltaproteobacteria-2 includes the following:
- a CDS encoding ferredoxin: MAYVITDECIACGSCESECPTEAISEGEDKYVIDAKLCNDCGTCVEQCPVEAIVPGDNK; encoded by the coding sequence ATGGCTTATGTAATTACCGACGAATGTATAGCTTGCGGTTCTTGTGAGAGCGAGTGCCCTACCGAGGCAATTTCTGAAGGCGAAGATAAGTATGTTATTGACGCTAAACTTTGTAACGATTGCGGAACTTGTGTCGAACAATGTCCGGTGGAAGCAATTGTACCCGGGGACAATAAATAG
- a CDS encoding dTMP kinase — protein MKKLITFEGIEGSGKSTQIKLVAEYLSRRNVSLIVTAEPSGTDIGRKIGSILFNREHNNMCAETEMFLFCAARSQHVREIIMPALKQNKVVLCDRFSDATYAYQGAGRGLDNKFIKLINDYSSMLLKPDLTLLFDLPVEIGLQRANRRNDKLKESSSIDRFEKENMDFHRRIREGYLNILNNDPDRFRLIDANRDVETIQKDVRTCINNFINLKD, from the coding sequence GTGAAAAAATTAATAACTTTTGAAGGCATTGAAGGTTCGGGAAAATCAACTCAAATAAAGCTTGTTGCCGAATATTTAAGCCGGAGGAATGTGTCTCTTATTGTTACTGCGGAACCATCCGGGACCGACATCGGACGAAAAATCGGGAGTATCCTTTTTAACAGGGAACATAATAATATGTGCGCGGAGACGGAGATGTTTTTGTTTTGCGCGGCGCGATCCCAACATGTCCGAGAGATAATCATGCCCGCATTAAAACAAAATAAAGTGGTTTTGTGCGATCGTTTTTCCGATGCCACTTATGCGTATCAGGGTGCCGGCCGGGGCCTTGATAACAAATTTATCAAGTTAATCAACGATTATTCGTCGATGCTTTTGAAACCGGATTTGACCTTGCTTTTCGATTTGCCTGTTGAAATTGGATTGCAAAGAGCAAATAGGCGCAATGATAAACTCAAGGAATCTTCTTCCATCGATAGATTTGAAAAAGAAAACATGGATTTTCATAGAAGAATTCGGGAAGGTTATCTCAATATTTTGAACAATGATCCGGATCGATTTCGCTTAATTGATGCGAACCGCGATGTTGAAACGATTCAAAAAGATGTGCGCACGTGTATTAATAATTTCATAAATCTGAAAGATTGA